The Gossypium hirsutum isolate 1008001.06 chromosome A03, Gossypium_hirsutum_v2.1, whole genome shotgun sequence genome contains the following window.
GTTACTTTTCAATGTAACTTTGGTCACAGTCTACAAATTTAGCTTCCGTAATTTATGAAAGAATCCTACACATACAAGTAAGCTGATAAGTCTAttaataattaatgaaaaaataataatgaacgAAAGCCAAACTCTTGGAGTAATGTTAATGCATTGCTCTCTACAGTCCACACATCCAGATATCCATAATAAGGATATATAAAAAATCTTTTACATTataaattacatcaaaattcTAATAATCCTTTCTCTGTTTGCTAACCTAGTTAGTCTTACAGAAAGGGAAGTGACGGATAAAATATTTCCATGTTAGAAGTACATCATTGCATCGGCAGCAAAGAACCGAATCCTTGATACCTGCAAATTCTGCGTCTCATGTCCTTTTGAAAAATTTCCCACCTTTTTTTCCCATGCCAGTTCCCATAAGACTCGACGAAAGCAAAGATTTGGCGTCTGGCCTCCACCGCAACTCTTTAAGATTACAGAATAAGGTTGCAAGTGCGGGAGATATGTCACTTTCCTTTATGTTCTTGCATGATACGACTACCAGAGTTTCGAGGTCCAACCACGAAAGAACCGTGGCTTCCAAACCTTCAGTTGTCAGTAATGAGCATCCTTCTAAAGATAAGAACTTCACTCTCCTGTGAGAAAAATAAATGACTTTTAGTTTCTCAACCAAAAACAATGTCGGTTGTCCAAATCCCGGTTCCCAGATTTCGTATTCTTCCATGTCACTGAATAAATCAATGCTCATCATATTGCTACCTAACAAACAATATGATCATAAATTTCCGCTAACAATCTAATAAAGCACATCTACCTGAGGTACATGACTCGATGGCAATTAACtaaccctttttctttctttcattcagGCAAGCAAGCAAAGGTAATGAAAACAGGCTAAGAGATTCATAAAAGAACAAATAAGAACAATTAATTACCTGCAAACACTAGCAGAGGTGAACATGTCGTTGTCCAATCCCCAGCAGTCCAAAACAACCACCTCTCTCACAGCTTCACATACTCGAAACAAAGCTCTCAGACTCTTCTTACTCCACAATTGACACTTTTGCAAATACAATCGCTCGAGAGACGGACAAAACCCCAAGTACTCATCGGGACCGGGATCCAAGTCGATCCTCTTACAAGACAGCAACCTCAAAGTCTTCAAATTCTCACAATAAGACAATGCAGCCAACCATCCATCTTCCATTCTATGATCACAAATAGTTAATTCTTCTAGCATTAAACAGCATTGCCCAATGGCTTTAATCCCATCAAAACAATCTTCACAACCACTAAGTTCAAGCTTAACTAACCTCTTGCACCCTTGAGCTAAGATAGTTAACCCAACATCGGAAACCAATGAACAATAAAGACCGTCAACATTTCCGACGAGTTTCAGGATTTGCAAATTCTCACACGCCGCAATCCCTCGTAAAATGTTGTCGTTACATTTATGTAACTCAAGCTCTTGTAGTGTCAAACATTCTTCAGCCAAGGTTAACAACCCCAACTCACTGGCGTTAATTACCACAAGTCTTCGAAGATTGGGGCAGCCATTAGCAAGTGCTTGTAGACCTCCATCAACAACTTCAACAGGCAATAGGTTTTCTTCCAAAAGCTCCCAATTTGAACAATTCCCATACCTCATTTGCATCGAAACCATCCGATGAGTTAACAGAATCCCAGAATTACGGGGTGAAAACAAACAGCCATTGAGCAAATCCACGTGTGCTAAGTTAGGGAATCTAGTGATTAACCGACCTGAAACGAGAAAGTTCCAATCTAGGATCTTCAAGGACCGAACCAAACGGCCTTGGAGATTGAGCCACTGTTTGCAGACAAGGGAGTTAGGGTTCCTTTGAGAAAGGGGTAGCTTAGAGAGGATTTTTAGGAGGAGCTCGTCAGATAAGAGAAGAGTTCGGTCGATGTTAGCGAAATGGGGGATAAGGGTTTGGGATTTGGGGTCTTTAGAAGCTAAAGACTGAAGCTGCATAGCGAACACCACATGCTTCAATGGCTTTGTTTTCTTGAGCCAAATGTCTGACCACCGCGGCGGCCTCTTCTTCAACGGGGAATCTGGGTTTTCCTTCAAAACTGACATTGTTTTAatctattggaacccacccattgtttgaaaagtcaaaaagggtgggcaccgaaagtagaaagtaaaattggttggcaagttgggttaaaagttggcatgggataattgcaattttggtccctaattgtatagggacattgcaagttgatccttgaacctcaactataaataggcctaaccatttcttactttcttcatcccacacttgtcattctctacttaaggcaattgttctctctccctatttgtaaactttcacttgtatttttggagtgaaatatatttggtagtgcccgaggacgtaggcaaaatttgctgaacctcgttaaaattctagtgttctttattttttgttctgcatattttacaagtgtcattgtagtgatttattgtgctattaaattacgatagagggatattctggctaggaaagatctggtatgtaagcgatcctcgtgatccacctctctttcctgggaattgaacttagtgtgatttttcagtacaataattttactctttcacacgcttccgcgcaacaattggtaccagagccaggttcgtacttggggaatacgaccgtttacggtactattcacgtatacggcactattcacgtatatagtactattcacgtatacgacactattcacgtatacggtactgttcacgtatacagtagttgggattgaggagaaaaatggcagcagcatcgtcatcagcaaggactactgtgacaaatgcaaaatttgaagtagagaaatttgacggtaccaataattttggtatgtggcagtgtgagatcctggatgtcttatgtcagcaagagctggatatagcccttgaagaaaaacctgacaagatggatgacaaggagtgggccaagatcaatagacaggtgtgtggtacaatccgcctatgtttggccaaagagcagaagtactccgtcatgagggagacatcagcgaagaagctgtgggatacattggcagaaaagtttctaacgaaaagtcttgaaaataggctttatatgaaaaagaaactttttcggttcacgtatgcacccggtatatcgatgaatgaccatgtgaactcattcaataaaattttagcagacttgctaaatttggatgagaaatttgaagatgaagacaaggcattattgttgttgaattcccttcctgatgaatatgatcatcttaccaccacattgcttcatgggaaagattcaatcacatttgatgcagtctgtagtgcgttgtatagatctgagactcgaaagaaagataaaagagatcacagagatacaactgcagaagtcttaacagtaagaggtcgttcacacagcagcaaacctggtagaaggggtaagtccaaagggagacccgccaaagatgaatgtgccttttgtcgtgagaaggggcattggaaaaagaattgtcctaagttacaaaagggcaagtctatttctaatgcatgtgtagtggagcatgatgaggagtcagactttagcttggttggcatggcaatggcatgtcaaacggatgagtggatattggattcgagatgtacttaccatatgtgtcctaataaggactggttttctagtcttgaagaactagaaggtggagttgtttttatgggcaatgatagtgcctgtaagacaatgggtgtaggtacaatcaaattgaagaaccatgacggctcaatccaagttctgacagatgttcgctatgtacccagcttgaagaaaaatctcatctcattaggggccctagaatctaaagggctcacaatcactttgagagatggattactaaaggtagtagctggggtattgacggtgatgaaaggcactagaagaaataacttgtactatttaaatggaagtacagttattggatcaacatcaacagcttctgcggaagatgcagattcagaggctaccaggttatggcataggcgattgggacatgctggtgaaaaagctttgcagactttggcgaagcaaggcttgttgaaaggtgcaaattcttgcaaattggaattctgtgaacattgtgttctgggcaagcagacgagggtaaaatttggttcagcaattcacaatacgaaaggaattctggactatgttcacagtgatgtgtggggacctaccaaagtggcttctttgggaggtatgcactattttgtcacttttcttgatgattattcaagaaaagtatgggtgtatctaatgaaaagaaaaaatgaagttttggatgcatttctgaagtggaagaagatggtggagactcagacaggtcgaaaggtcaaacgacttcgatcagataatggtactgagtacaaaaatgatctatttctacaagtatgtcaagatgagggcattgtgcgacacttcactgttcgagatacaccacagcagaatggggtggcagaacgcatgaatcggactatactggagaaagttcgatgtatgttgtccaatgctggattgggcaaggaattttgggctgaggcagttacatatgcgtgccatctaattaaccgattgccatcagctgcaataaatggaaaaactcctatggagatgtggactggtaaacctgctactgattatgattctttacatgtttttggttccactgcatattatcatgtaaaagaatctaagttagacccaagagcaaagaaagcattattcatgggtataactggtggtgtaaaaggataccgtctctggtgtcctgatacaaggaagattgttttcagtagagatgtaacttttgatgaatcaaccatgatgaagaacgaggattcacaaaaggatgacaaaaccagtagtactttgcagcaggtggagtttgaaaaggttaatgatgatccagctaatattgaaagaacaaatgatgaagaagtttcgacccaagaacttctacagcaacaagattcaattgcatataggaggccaagaagagagattcgtaagcctgctcgctttgacgatatggtggcctatgcacttccaattgcagatgatgatgttccttccacttacacagaagcaataagtaactctgatggtgtaaagtggaagcaagctatgaatgaagaaatgcagtctcttcataaaaataggacttgggagttggtgagactgcccaagggaaagaaggaaattggatgcaaatgggtatatgcaaagaaggaaggatttcctggtaaaaatgaaattcgatacaaggctagattggtagcaaagggttacgctcagaaagaaggaatagactacaatgaagtgttttctccagttgtgaagcattcgtctattcggattttgctagccttggttgcgcaatacgatcttgaactagttcagcttgatgtgaagacagcatttttacacggtgatttggaagaggaaatctatatgactcagcctgatggattcaatgttgctgataaagaaaattgggtttgcaaactgacaaagtcgctttatggattgaaacaatctccgaggcagtggtacaagcgatttgatcagttcatgaaagggcaaaggtacacaagaagtaaatttgatcattgcgtatattttcagaagctacaagaaggaactttcatatacttgctcttatatgttgatgatatgctgatagcatctaagagcaaagttgagattgagagattgaagactcaactcaatctcgagtttgagatgaaagatctaggtgaagctaagaagattcttggcatggaaatatgtagagatagagctcatggcagagttagcttgtctcagaagcagtatttgaagaaagtactacagcagtttggcatgaacgagcagaccaaacctgtaagtaccccgttggcttctcatttcaagctttctgcacaactatctccttcgacgaatacggaacgagaatacatgttgcaagttccgtattctaatgcagtgggtagcttgatgtatgcaatggtgtgtacaagacccgacatttcacaggcagttagtatagtgagcaggtatatgcataatcctggaaaaggacattggcaagctgtgaaatggattctacggtatattcagaagaccgtggatgttggattactgttcaagcaggataatacacttggtaaaggtgttattgggtacgttgattctgactatgccggtgatttggacaagcgaagatcaaccaccggttatgtgtttacacttgctggaggaccaataagttggaagtctacactacagtctacagttgcattgtcaaccacagaagccgagtacatggctgtaacagaggctgtaaaggaggctatttggttacaaggtatggctaaaaccttggggttggttcaggagcatattaacgtgtattgtgatagtcaaagtgctattcatttagcaaagaatcaagtctatcatgcacgtacaaaacatatcgacgtacgattccattttgtgcgggaaattattgaagaggggaaaatttgtcttcagaagatcaagactgcaaataatcccgcagatatgatgaccaaggtggtaacagcaaccaagttcgaacattgttggaacttgattaatatcatgcaagtttaacagttgaagaaggcactatcaagtattgttgtcaaaggcagaaagaattgtgtgaagataagattatcctaatcaaatcttcaaggtggagattattggaacccacccattgtttgaaaagtcaaaaagggtgggcaccgaaagtagaaagtaaaattggttggcaagttgggttaaaagttggcatgggataattgcaattttggtccctaattgtatagggacattgcaagttgatccttgaacctcaactataaataggcctaaccatttcttactttcttcatcccacacttgccattctctacttaaggcaattgttctctctccctatttgtaaactttcacttgtatttttggagtgaaatatatttggtagtgcccgaggacgtaggcaaaatttgctgaacctcgttaaaattctagtgttctttattttttgttctgcatattttgcaagtgtcattgtagtgatttattgtgctattaaattacgatagagggatattctggctaggaaagatctggtatgtaagcgatcctcgtgatccacctctctttcctgggaattgaacttagtgtgatttttcagtacaataattttactctttcacacgcttccgcgcaacataATCAATGCCTCCTCTGCTTCTGTCACTCACTCCTTGACCTCTTTCTTTGTTTTGCCACTACAGTAAGTTAGCATCTGTGAATTCCAGCAAAACGAATGGAATTTCGAATTTCTGCGAAATCTTGTGTTTTTGTTTTTAAGAAGAGACGCAGAGATGAGATGGGGAGTTGTTTTTCTTATGCTTCAGTTCAGTGATGCTGCTAACGGATTCCTTGAAGCGGTGGGGTCGGGATTTTGAATCCAaacctgttttttttttaatgacgCTTTTCTACTACTATTGCTTTTTGTTTTTATGTCagattttgaatattttagtTGCTttttctaattatatatatatttatatatttatatatatatatttacctaattttaaaaaatgattattttagtaaaaaattgtcactaaactaaataaaattataaaatgtttatttgattttttattttttagtcacttaattattttaaatttttggtgattaaatagttagataattatttttatttttttattattgaatgatctaaatttattttattaataattaaatactaaaacATTTACTAATGTTTCATATTAGGCTCGAGTTCTTCCTTCAATAGGAATTTGGATTTGAATCAACACCATCGTTTTATATTATAGAGTTATTCAATGACaataatataaattgtaataagagtaaaaaataacataaaaaatctaaaatattttgaactaagaaaatgaaaattgaagaaaaaaaacacttgcactataaaaataattgtaaaactTGGAAGTGAAATGTGtactaaaatttgaaaataataattgaaCGTGAATGATTAATTACTAAATTTGCTTTAATGATTACTttagaaaatacaaaaaagaaaataaaaataatatttttaaagaacgtttgttttgaaagaaaaattaaaagatgtgTATCAAATTGCAaaagatgatatttatatgaattataaaagAAAGACTTTGAACCTAACCTCGTCAACTATGGGTGGGGAGGCTAAGGTAACATGAAACCATTATTAATAAATgatattatgaaatttttaatttgaccTCAAGATTCGTAAGTGTtgaagttaaaataaatttttttatgtaataaaattattaatatttatgtattttaattgaaaagaatttaaacaaa
Protein-coding sequences here:
- the LOC107947691 gene encoding F-box protein At5g07670; the protein is MSVLKENPDSPLKKRPPRWSDIWLKKTKPLKHVVFAMQLQSLASKDPKSQTLIPHFANIDRTLLLSDELLLKILSKLPLSQRNPNSLVCKQWLNLQGRLVRSLKILDWNFLVSGRLITRFPNLAHVDLLNGCLFSPRNSGILLTHRMVSMQMRYGNCSNWELLEENLLPVEVVDGGLQALANGCPNLRRLVVINASELGLLTLAEECLTLQELELHKCNDNILRGIAACENLQILKLVGNVDGLYCSLVSDVGLTILAQGCKRLVKLELSGCEDCFDGIKAIGQCCLMLEELTICDHRMEDGWLAALSYCENLKTLRLLSCKRIDLDPGPDEYLGFCPSLERLYLQKCQLWSKKSLRALFRVCEAVREVVVLDCWGLDNDMFTSASVCRRVKFLSLEGCSLLTTEGLEATVLSWLDLETLVVVSCKNIKESDISPALATLFCNLKELRWRPDAKSLLSSSLMGTGMGKKGGKFFKRT